The Megasphaera stantonii genome includes a window with the following:
- a CDS encoding 2-hydroxyacyl-CoA dehydratase subunit D encodes MSEEKTIDIESMSAKDALGYFLPKVDEDARIAKKEGRLVCWSASVAPPEFCTAMDIAIVYPETHAAGIGARHGAPAMLEVAENKGYNQDICSYCRVNMGYMELLKQQALTGETPEALKNSPASPIPLPDVILTCNNICNTLLKWYENMAKELNIPLITIDVPFNHEYPVTKHAKQYIVGEFKHAIKQLEELCGRPFDYDKFFEVQKQTQRSIAAWNKIATYLTYKPSPLNGFDLFNYMGLAVAARSLNYSEITFNKLIKELDAKLAAKKYAFGENEKTRVTWEGIAVWIALGHTFKALKNQGALMTGSAYPGMWDVSYEPGNLESMAEAYTRTYINCCLERRGEVLEKVVRDGQCDGLIMHQNRSCKNMSLLNDEGGKRIQKNLGVPYVIFDGDQTDPRNFSEAQFDTRVEALCEMMNEKKANEGGNH; translated from the coding sequence ATGAGTGAAGAAAAAACGATTGATATTGAAAGCATGAGCGCTAAAGACGCTCTCGGCTATTTTCTGCCGAAAGTAGACGAAGACGCCCGCATCGCAAAAAAAGAAGGCCGCCTCGTCTGCTGGTCCGCTTCCGTAGCACCTCCCGAATTCTGCACCGCTATGGACATTGCCATCGTATATCCTGAAACCCACGCCGCCGGCATCGGCGCCCGTCACGGCGCGCCGGCTATGCTTGAAGTCGCTGAAAACAAAGGCTACAACCAGGATATCTGTTCGTACTGCCGCGTCAATATGGGCTACATGGAGCTCCTCAAGCAGCAGGCCCTGACAGGTGAAACGCCGGAAGCCCTGAAAAACTCCCCCGCTTCGCCGATCCCCTTGCCGGACGTCATTCTGACCTGCAACAACATCTGCAACACCTTGCTCAAATGGTATGAAAACATGGCAAAGGAACTGAACATTCCCTTAATTACCATCGACGTTCCGTTTAACCACGAATATCCCGTTACCAAACATGCCAAACAGTATATCGTCGGCGAATTCAAGCACGCCATCAAACAGCTCGAAGAATTATGCGGCCGTCCCTTCGACTATGACAAATTCTTCGAAGTACAGAAACAGACACAGCGTTCTATCGCCGCCTGGAACAAAATTGCCACGTATTTGACATATAAGCCGTCTCCCTTAAACGGCTTCGACCTGTTCAACTACATGGGCCTGGCCGTTGCGGCTCGTTCCTTAAATTATTCCGAAATCACCTTTAACAAACTCATCAAAGAATTAGACGCTAAATTAGCCGCTAAAAAATACGCTTTTGGCGAAAACGAAAAGACCCGCGTAACCTGGGAAGGCATCGCCGTATGGATCGCGTTGGGCCATACGTTCAAAGCCTTGAAGAATCAGGGCGCGTTGATGACCGGCTCAGCATATCCCGGCATGTGGGACGTTTCGTATGAACCGGGCAACCTCGAATCCATGGCCGAAGCTTACACGCGAACCTACATTAACTGCTGCCTCGAACGGCGCGGCGAAGTATTGGAAAAAGTCGTCCGCGACGGCCAGTGCGACGGCCTCATCATGCACCAGAACCGCTCCTGCAAGAACATGAGCCTCTTAAACGACGAAGGCGGCAAACGCATCCAGAAGAACCTCGGCGTCCCCTACGTCATTTTCGACGGCGACCAGACGGACCCCCGCAACTTCTCGGAAGCGCAGTTTGACACACGCGTAGAAGCATTATGCGAAATGATGAACGAAAAGAAAGCCAACGAAGGAGGCAATCACTAA
- a CDS encoding 2-hydroxyacyl-CoA dehydratase subunit D, producing MSHIDELISKFQDVANHPKKTVLEYKKNTGKGLVGIMPYYAPEEIVYAAGYLPVGLFGAQKPQISAARTYLPPFACSLMQADMELQLNGTYDCLDAVIFSVPCDTLRCMSQKWHGKAPVIVFTHPQNRKIDAAVDFLKGEYEHVRSELERILGVTITDMALQEAIKVYNENRRVMREFCDVAAQYPQIFTPVKRHDVIKARWFMDKAEHTALVRQLIDAVKAEPVQPWKGKKIILSGIMAEPDEFLDIFSEFNMAVVADDLAQESRQYRNDVPSGIDPLEQLAKWWQDFDGCPLAMNPDKPRGQMLIDMAKKYDADAVVVCLMRFCDPEEFDYPIYKVEFEEAGLRYTVLDVDLESPSLEQMRTRIQAFSEML from the coding sequence ATGAGCCATATTGATGAACTGATCAGCAAATTTCAAGACGTAGCAAACCATCCGAAAAAAACGGTATTAGAATATAAAAAGAACACCGGCAAAGGCCTCGTCGGCATTATGCCCTACTATGCACCGGAAGAAATCGTATACGCCGCAGGCTATCTCCCTGTCGGACTCTTCGGCGCGCAGAAACCGCAGATTTCCGCAGCCCGCACGTATTTGCCGCCCTTCGCCTGCTCCCTCATGCAGGCCGACATGGAGCTGCAGCTCAACGGTACCTATGACTGTCTCGATGCGGTCATCTTCTCCGTCCCCTGCGATACGCTCCGCTGCATGAGCCAGAAATGGCACGGCAAAGCTCCGGTCATCGTATTTACGCATCCGCAAAACCGTAAAATCGATGCTGCTGTCGACTTCCTCAAAGGCGAATACGAACACGTCCGCAGCGAATTAGAACGCATTTTGGGCGTAACCATTACCGACATGGCTTTGCAGGAAGCAATCAAAGTCTACAACGAAAACCGCCGCGTCATGCGCGAATTCTGCGACGTCGCCGCTCAGTATCCGCAAATCTTTACGCCGGTAAAACGCCATGACGTCATCAAAGCCCGCTGGTTCATGGATAAAGCCGAACACACGGCCTTAGTCCGTCAGCTCATCGACGCCGTCAAAGCCGAACCGGTACAGCCCTGGAAGGGCAAGAAGATTATTCTGTCCGGCATTATGGCCGAACCGGACGAATTCCTCGACATCTTCAGCGAATTCAACATGGCCGTCGTCGCCGACGATTTGGCCCAGGAATCGCGCCAGTACCGCAACGACGTTCCCTCCGGCATCGATCCGTTGGAACAGCTTGCTAAATGGTGGCAGGACTTCGACGGTTGCCCCTTGGCTATGAACCCGGACAAACCGCGCGGACAAATGCTTATCGACATGGCGAAAAAATACGACGCCGACGCTGTTGTCGTCTGCTTGATGCGCTTCTGCGACCCCGAAGAATTCGATTATCCTATCTACAAAGTCGAATTTGAAGAAGCAGGACTTCGCTATACTGTTCTCGACGTCGATTTGGAATCGCCGTCTTTGGAACAGATGCGTACCCGTATTCAGGCATTCTCTGAAATGCTCTAA
- a CDS encoding acyl-CoA dehydrogenase, whose amino-acid sequence MDFKLTEMQQDIANLAKDFAEKKLAPTVKERDEKEVFDRAILDEMGTLGLLGIPWEEENGGVGADFLSLAVACEEVAKVDPSIALSFEVHTMLCSWPIWKFGTAEQKEKYLKPLAEGTKLGAFGLTEPNAGTDALNGSTTAVKEGDYYVLNGSKVFNTNGGEADVTIVFAATDKSKGAKGMSAFIVEKGMEGFTYGKEEVKMGIRASVQRELVFQNVKVPAANLLGKEGEGFKIAMMTLDGGRVGVGAQALGIAEGAYNEAVKYAKERVQFGKPIATKQAIAFMLADMKLKIETARLAVYKAAWKMGQPDVKSYSMDAAIAKKYASDIAMQVTTDAVQVFGGYGFTREYPVERYMRDAKITQIYEGTNQVQQMIISGSILR is encoded by the coding sequence ATGGATTTTAAGCTCACAGAAATGCAGCAAGACATTGCAAACCTCGCGAAAGATTTCGCTGAAAAGAAATTGGCCCCGACCGTCAAAGAACGCGACGAAAAAGAAGTCTTCGACCGCGCTATCCTCGATGAAATGGGCACCCTCGGCCTCCTCGGCATTCCCTGGGAAGAAGAAAACGGCGGCGTTGGCGCCGACTTCCTCAGCCTGGCCGTTGCCTGCGAAGAAGTCGCAAAAGTCGACCCCTCCATCGCTTTGAGCTTCGAAGTTCACACCATGCTCTGCTCCTGGCCTATCTGGAAGTTCGGCACGGCAGAACAGAAAGAAAAATATTTGAAACCCCTGGCAGAAGGCACGAAGCTCGGCGCTTTCGGCTTGACCGAACCCAACGCCGGCACGGACGCCCTCAACGGCTCCACAACAGCCGTTAAAGAAGGCGACTACTACGTCCTCAACGGCTCCAAAGTGTTCAACACCAACGGCGGCGAAGCCGACGTAACCATCGTATTCGCAGCTACGGACAAATCCAAGGGCGCGAAGGGCATGAGCGCGTTCATCGTCGAAAAAGGTATGGAAGGCTTCACCTACGGCAAAGAAGAAGTTAAAATGGGTATCCGTGCTTCCGTACAGCGTGAACTCGTATTCCAGAACGTCAAAGTTCCGGCAGCCAACCTCCTCGGCAAGGAAGGCGAAGGCTTCAAGATCGCTATGATGACCCTTGACGGCGGCCGCGTAGGCGTCGGCGCACAGGCTCTCGGCATTGCAGAAGGCGCGTATAACGAAGCTGTGAAATACGCAAAAGAACGCGTTCAGTTCGGCAAACCCATCGCTACGAAACAGGCCATCGCCTTCATGCTCGCTGACATGAAGCTCAAGATTGAAACGGCTCGCCTCGCCGTATACAAAGCTGCCTGGAAGATGGGCCAGCCCGACGTGAAGTCTTACTCCATGGACGCGGCTATCGCTAAGAAATACGCTTCCGACATCGCTATGCAGGTCACGACAGACGCCGTACAGGTCTTCGGCGGCTACGGCTTCACCCGCGAATACCCGGTAGAACGGTACATGCGCGACGCCAAGATCACCCAGATCTACGAAGGCACGAACCAGGTACAGCAGATGATTATTTCCGGCTCTATCCTGCGGTAA
- the aroD gene encoding type I 3-dehydroquinate dehydratase: MITIGNAALDNGMPKICVPIVGRTVEELIQECRYLQDKPYDVVELRIDFLADVTSLPAVGEALAAVRRELPNSAFLFTFRTKEEGGETAVPEAYYFELIQYAVASGKVDAVDVEYFRNQDSICQTLAVAKEHGVTVVMSNHDFEKTPSFDEITGRLIGMKQLGADVAKLACMPNSAKDVLTLLSATEAVKAQYPDEPIITMSMGKLGVISRISGETFGSAMTFGSAKKASAPGQLDITALHSILHTLHGSKS, encoded by the coding sequence ATGATCACTATTGGCAACGCAGCCCTCGACAACGGCATGCCCAAAATCTGCGTCCCCATTGTCGGACGCACTGTCGAAGAATTGATACAGGAATGCCGTTACCTGCAAGATAAACCGTACGACGTCGTCGAACTCCGCATCGACTTCTTAGCAGACGTCACGTCCCTTCCCGCCGTCGGCGAAGCTCTGGCAGCCGTCCGCAGGGAGCTCCCGAACAGCGCCTTCTTGTTTACCTTCCGCACGAAGGAAGAAGGCGGCGAAACGGCCGTCCCGGAAGCCTATTATTTTGAATTAATCCAGTACGCCGTCGCCAGCGGCAAGGTCGACGCCGTCGATGTAGAATACTTCCGCAATCAGGACAGCATCTGCCAGACCCTGGCCGTCGCCAAGGAACATGGCGTCACCGTCGTCATGAGCAACCACGACTTCGAAAAAACGCCGTCTTTCGACGAAATCACGGGCCGCCTCATCGGCATGAAGCAATTAGGCGCCGACGTAGCCAAATTGGCCTGCATGCCGAATTCGGCTAAAGATGTGCTCACCCTCTTATCGGCTACGGAAGCCGTCAAAGCCCAATATCCGGACGAACCGATCATCACCATGTCCATGGGCAAATTAGGCGTCATCAGCCGTATCAGCGGCGAAACCTTTGGCTCAGCCATGACATTCGGGTCTGCGAAAAAAGCCTCTGCACCAGGACAATTAGATATCACAGCTCTGCACTCCATATTGCATACCCTGCACGGCAGTAAATCATGA
- a CDS encoding MFS transporter has translation MEKSIPRKTNKRWFMLSLIFVLTAINYLDRTNMAVAASSMSAELGFNAVTMGMLLSAFAWAYAFMQVPGGYILERLGPRITYALSLFFWSLFTMIMGLGSSFTALFIIRMLIGAAEAPAFPTNNRVVSAWFPDRERATATSIYTAAEFIGLAFLTPVLFWILQAFGWREIFYVTGCVGIIISLFWYLLYRDPKDCKGVNEAELAYIREGGGQAEKAGTAQKVTAAQILELFKHRQLLGIYLGQFANTSTMYFFLTWFPMYLVMAKQLPMIQAGFYAVIPYAGALCGVLLGGRWSDYMLRSGSSLSKARKTPIVCGLICSMSIMAANYADSLAVIIAIMAVSFFGQGMAAILWSTVGDIAPAESMGIAGGVFSFVGNLAGIITPIVIGFIVHVTDSFIGAMVFISAVAAVGVFSLLCIVGDIHRIDASEHS, from the coding sequence TCCAGTATGAGTGCTGAGCTTGGTTTCAATGCTGTAACAATGGGCATGCTGTTGTCGGCGTTTGCTTGGGCGTATGCGTTTATGCAGGTTCCTGGCGGATATATACTGGAAAGACTTGGACCGCGTATTACATATGCATTGTCCTTGTTTTTCTGGTCCTTGTTTACGATGATTATGGGCTTGGGCAGCAGTTTTACCGCGCTGTTTATCATACGGATGCTCATTGGCGCTGCGGAAGCACCGGCGTTTCCGACGAATAATCGCGTCGTATCTGCATGGTTTCCTGATAGAGAACGGGCTACGGCGACATCGATCTATACTGCTGCCGAGTTTATTGGATTGGCATTTTTGACGCCAGTGCTGTTTTGGATTCTGCAGGCTTTCGGCTGGCGGGAAATTTTTTATGTGACAGGCTGTGTCGGCATTATTATCAGTTTATTTTGGTATCTTTTATATCGTGACCCTAAAGATTGCAAGGGCGTCAATGAAGCCGAACTAGCTTATATCCGGGAAGGCGGAGGGCAGGCTGAAAAGGCTGGCACGGCACAGAAGGTTACAGCAGCGCAGATCCTTGAGCTATTTAAACATCGCCAGTTATTGGGCATTTATTTAGGGCAATTTGCTAATACGAGTACAATGTATTTCTTCCTGACCTGGTTTCCTATGTATTTGGTTATGGCTAAGCAGCTTCCTATGATTCAGGCCGGGTTTTATGCCGTTATTCCTTATGCCGGAGCGCTGTGCGGCGTATTGTTGGGCGGGCGTTGGTCTGATTATATGCTGCGCAGCGGTTCTTCCTTGTCGAAAGCACGCAAAACGCCTATTGTCTGCGGCCTTATCTGTTCCATGTCGATCATGGCTGCAAATTACGCCGATTCCCTTGCAGTGATTATCGCTATTATGGCCGTTTCTTTTTTTGGACAAGGCATGGCGGCTATTCTTTGGAGTACTGTCGGTGATATAGCTCCTGCCGAGTCCATGGGTATTGCCGGCGGCGTTTTCAGCTTTGTCGGCAATTTGGCAGGTATTATTACGCCTATTGTCATTGGCTTTATCGTACATGTGACAGACTCATTCATCGGGGCTATGGTATTTATCAGCGCCGTGGCGGCTGTCGGCGTCTTTTCTCTCCTTTGTATTGTCGGCGATATTCACCGTATTGATGCATCAGAGCATTCATGA